A portion of the Bacteroides faecium genome contains these proteins:
- a CDS encoding DUF6078 family protein — protein sequence MDPKIDFNDIPKNYLYCTHSKCPRRNKCLRHQATLCIPQNVTDFRTVNPNHIAGNENNCNFFKPYCTSRFACGMDHILDNIPYTTAVTIRKELYSLMGRSMFYRIRNKERMLHPDEQEQIAAVFLKHGIETKPEFDKYINLFDW from the coding sequence ATGGACCCAAAAATTGACTTTAACGACATCCCTAAGAATTATTTATACTGCACCCACAGCAAATGTCCGCGCCGCAATAAATGCCTACGCCATCAAGCTACGCTCTGCATACCGCAAAACGTTACTGATTTCCGAACAGTCAACCCAAACCACATAGCAGGAAATGAGAACAACTGCAACTTTTTCAAGCCCTACTGCACTTCACGCTTTGCTTGCGGAATGGACCATATATTGGACAACATTCCATATACTACAGCCGTGACCATCCGCAAAGAATTATATTCCTTAATGGGACGCAGCATGTTTTACCGTATCCGTAACAAAGAACGGATGCTGCATCCTGACGAACAAGAACAGATTGCCGCCGTCTTTCTAAAACATGGCATCGAAACCAAACCTGAATTCGACAAATACATAAATTTATTCGACTGGTAA
- a CDS encoding MATE family efflux transporter — protein sequence MYLCALKLIGMTGQKTPTALGTEKIGKLLMQYAIPAIIAMTASSLYNMVDSIFIGHGVGAMAISGLALTFPLMNLAAAFGSLVGVGAATLVSVKLGQKDYDTAQRVLGNVLVLNIIIGLAFTVVTLIFLDPILYFFGGSDATVGYARDYMVVILLGNVVTHLYLGLNAVLRSAGHPQKAMYATIATVVINTILDPVFIYGFGWGIQGAAIATITAQVIALAWQFKLFSNKEELLHFHKGIFRLKKKIVVDSLAIGMAPFLMNLAACFIVILINQGLQHHGGDLAIGAFGIVNRLVFLFVMIVMGLNQGMQPIAGYNYGAKQYPRVTKVLKITIYAATIVTTVGFLMGMLIPKLAVSIFTTHEELVEISAKGLRIVVMFFPIVGFQMVTSNFFQSIGMASKAIFLSISRQVLILIPCLLILPRYYGQLGVWISMPISDLTASLVAGTMLWWQFRQFRKKPV from the coding sequence TTGTATCTTTGCGCCCTCAAACTAATAGGTATGACAGGACAAAAGACACCCACTGCGTTGGGAACGGAAAAGATTGGAAAGCTTTTAATGCAGTATGCCATTCCGGCAATTATCGCCATGACGGCGTCTTCTCTTTATAATATGGTAGATAGTATTTTCATCGGTCACGGGGTAGGGGCAATGGCTATCTCCGGATTGGCGCTGACCTTTCCGCTGATGAATCTCGCCGCCGCTTTCGGCTCGCTGGTCGGTGTGGGAGCGGCTACACTGGTTTCGGTGAAGTTGGGACAAAAAGATTATGATACGGCACAGCGGGTACTCGGCAATGTGCTGGTACTGAATATTATCATCGGACTTGCCTTTACGGTCGTCACATTGATATTTCTCGACCCTATTCTTTATTTCTTCGGCGGTAGTGATGCCACGGTAGGGTATGCCCGCGATTATATGGTCGTTATCTTATTGGGTAACGTCGTCACCCACCTTTATTTAGGTCTGAATGCCGTACTTCGTTCGGCGGGGCATCCGCAGAAGGCGATGTATGCCACGATTGCTACGGTGGTGATTAACACGATACTCGACCCTGTTTTTATCTATGGCTTCGGCTGGGGAATACAGGGGGCGGCTATCGCTACCATTACGGCACAGGTCATCGCACTGGCATGGCAGTTCAAGCTATTCTCTAACAAAGAAGAACTGTTGCACTTCCATAAGGGAATTTTCCGGTTGAAGAAGAAAATCGTAGTCGATTCATTGGCTATCGGTATGGCGCCTTTCCTCATGAATCTGGCAGCCTGCTTTATCGTCATTCTGATAAATCAAGGTTTGCAGCATCACGGCGGAGACTTGGCTATCGGAGCGTTCGGTATCGTCAACCGGCTGGTATTTCTCTTTGTCATGATTGTAATGGGACTGAACCAAGGCATGCAGCCGATTGCCGGTTACAACTATGGAGCCAAGCAATATCCGCGTGTGACAAAAGTTTTGAAAATAACGATTTATGCCGCTACTATCGTAACCACAGTCGGGTTTCTGATGGGAATGTTGATTCCCAAACTGGCGGTTTCTATCTTTACGACCCACGAAGAACTGGTGGAAATCTCCGCTAAAGGACTGCGTATCGTCGTAATGTTCTTCCCCATTGTCGGTTTTCAGATGGTGACTTCCAATTTCTTCCAGAGCATCGGTATGGCAAGCAAGGCAATCTTCCTTTCGATATCCCGTCAGGTTCTTATCCTGATTCCCTGCCTGCTGATTCTTCCTCGTTATTATGGACAATTAGGAGTGTGGATAAGCATGCCGATTTCCGATCTGACAGCCAGTCTGGTAGCGGGAACAATGCTTTGGTGGCAGTTCCGGCAATTCCGGAAGAAGCCTGTCTGA
- the lysS gene encoding lysine--tRNA ligase: MNILELSEQEIIRRNSLNELRAMGIDPYPAAEYVTNAFSTDIKAEFKDEDEPRQVSVAGRIMSRRVMGKASFIELQDSKGRIQVYITRDDICPGEDKELYNAVFKRLLDLGDFVGIEGFVFRTQMGEISIHAKKLTVLAKSLKPLPIVKYKDGVAYDSFEDPELRYRQRYVDLVVNDGVKETFLKRATVVKTMRSVLDEAGYTEVETPILQSIAGGASARPFITHHNSLDIDLYLRIATELYLKRLIVGGFEGVYEIGKNFRNEGMDKTHNPEFTCMELYVQYKDYNWMMNFTEQLLERICMAVNGCTESVVDGKTISFKAPYRRLPILDAIKEKTGYDLNGKSEEEIRQVCKELKMEEIDDTMGKGKLIDEIFGEFCEGTYIQPTFITDYPVEMSPLTKMHRSKPGLTERFELMVNGKELANAYSELNDPLDQEERFKEQMRLADKGDDEAMIIDQDFLRSLQYGMPPTSGIGIGIDRLVMLMTGQTTIQEVLFFPQMRPEKVVKKDAAAKYMELGIAEDWVPVIQKAGYNTVEDMKDVNAQKLHQDICGINKKYKLELTSPSVNDVTEWIQKIK; this comes from the coding sequence ATGAATATACTAGAACTAAGTGAACAGGAAATCATTCGACGCAACAGCCTGAATGAGCTTCGTGCAATGGGTATCGACCCATACCCTGCAGCAGAGTATGTAACCAATGCTTTCTCTACAGACATTAAAGCTGAATTCAAAGACGAGGACGAGCCGCGCCAGGTTTCCGTAGCCGGACGTATCATGAGCCGCCGCGTAATGGGTAAAGCTTCTTTTATCGAATTACAGGACTCCAAAGGTCGCATCCAGGTGTACATCACCCGTGACGACATCTGTCCGGGAGAAGACAAGGAACTGTACAACGCTGTATTCAAACGCCTGCTCGACTTAGGTGATTTTGTAGGTATCGAAGGCTTCGTGTTCCGCACGCAGATGGGTGAAATCAGCATCCATGCAAAGAAGCTGACTGTACTCGCCAAGTCTCTCAAACCGCTGCCTATCGTAAAATATAAGGACGGCGTAGCTTACGACTCTTTTGAAGACCCCGAACTCCGTTATCGCCAACGTTATGTTGACCTGGTGGTAAACGACGGCGTAAAAGAAACATTCCTGAAGCGCGCCACCGTAGTGAAAACAATGCGCAGCGTTCTCGATGAAGCCGGATACACAGAAGTGGAAACTCCTATCCTTCAATCTATTGCCGGCGGAGCAAGCGCACGCCCGTTCATCACGCACCATAACTCACTGGATATTGACCTTTATCTGCGTATCGCAACAGAGCTTTATCTGAAGAGACTGATTGTAGGTGGTTTTGAAGGTGTATATGAAATAGGTAAGAACTTCCGTAACGAAGGTATGGACAAAACCCATAATCCGGAATTTACCTGTATGGAACTTTATGTTCAGTACAAGGATTACAACTGGATGATGAACTTCACCGAACAGTTGTTGGAACGCATCTGTATGGCTGTGAACGGCTGTACGGAAAGCGTTGTTGACGGAAAGACTATCAGTTTCAAGGCTCCTTACCGCCGTCTGCCTATCCTCGATGCTATCAAGGAAAAGACAGGATACGACCTGAACGGCAAGAGCGAAGAAGAAATCCGCCAGGTGTGCAAGGAACTGAAGATGGAAGAAATCGACGACACGATGGGTAAAGGCAAGCTGATTGATGAAATCTTCGGAGAGTTCTGCGAAGGTACTTATATACAGCCGACTTTCATCACCGATTATCCGGTGGAAATGTCTCCGCTGACCAAGATGCACCGTTCCAAGCCGGGACTGACTGAACGTTTTGAATTGATGGTGAACGGTAAGGAGTTGGCGAACGCCTACTCGGAATTGAACGACCCGCTCGACCAGGAAGAACGTTTCAAGGAACAGATGCGTCTGGCTGACAAGGGAGACGACGAAGCAATGATTATCGACCAGGACTTCCTGCGTTCTTTACAATATGGCATGCCTCCTACATCGGGTATCGGTATCGGTATCGACCGTCTGGTTATGTTAATGACAGGTCAGACTACTATTCAGGAAGTGTTATTCTTCCCGCAAATGCGCCCGGAAAAGGTAGTGAAGAAAGACGCAGCCGCCAAATACATGGAACTGGGTATAGCTGAAGACTGGGTGCCTGTTATTCAGAAAGCCGGCTACAACACCGTAGAAGACATGAAAGATGTCAATGCGCAGAAGCTACACCAGGACATCTGCGGCATCAACAAGAAATACAAATTAGAGCTGACCAGTCCGTCGGTAAACGATGTAACTGAATGGATACAGAAAATTAAATAA